A segment of the Patescibacteria group bacterium genome:
ATGCCTAATTCTTTAGCTTTAGTTTCAGAAGCTAGTAATGCCTCTTTTGCTTTGTTAAGTGTAATCATCTAAACTCACCCCCTTTAGCCCAGCAATTTTATAAGCTCGTTTTTGGTTAACTCTCTTTCAAGATTTTTGGCAGTTTCTAGAACTTTATTAACCTTTTCTTCCGTTAAAGTATTGGGGTCTTTTCCCATTAACAAATACGCTAGTCTTACGCTGTTCACGCTACTCCAGGGACCCACATAAGCTATAGTGGTTTCTCCCACTGTATTAGGGTCCACCGCGGAATATATCTGTCGGCTCATTCTGTCCAGCTTTTTTGCCAGTTCTTTTAATTCTAACCCGTTTGCATTAGCGGACAGCATTTTTGCTTTATATATAGCCGCGGTATGAATTCCTAACGATGTGGCGCCAAATCTTTCTGCTAAAGGCCCGTGACTTGGCGGGGATACATTTACAAGTTTATTGTACGCTCTCAAAACCCCCATTAATTTTTCTAATTTCCATTTAGATTTTAAATTATTTTCTTGCAAAATTAGGTGGCAATTTAGCAAAATATTTTTCAAAGGCGTATTCCCAGCGCGTTCCCCTATGCCTCGCGCGACGGTGTGTACTCTTTGTACTCCGCTGGCTATGGCAGTTAAGGTATTTGCGGTATCGTTTCCTAAATCTCTATGTCCGTGCCATTCCAATGGAATGTCTTCGGCGCCAATTTCTTTAAGGATGTTTTTAACAAAAGTAACAAGGCGATATGTTCCAATAGGTCTTGCTATTCCTATTGTGTCGGCAATGCAAAAGCTTTTGGCGCCGTTTTCTATTGCCGCTATAATAATTTTTTCTAAAAATTCTGGGGGTGTTTGGGTGGTATGTTCCGTGGCGGCTATTACTTCAATATTATATTCGTCCACACACATTTTTATTGCTTGCGAAAGTTTGTTTATAACATATTCCGGCTCCCATTCCTCTACCATAAGACGGGACGGGGCGGAACCCATAAATACCAATGCTTGTATGTCCGGGTGGATTTTTTTCAGTTCCGCGACCCATCTAACGGAATTTTCGGTTGCCAAACAAAGGACGATGGGAGTAATAGTTGGTGTTTTTTTCGCCATTCCCGACAAAAGTGTTCTTATTGCGCGGTCTATTTTGTTTTTTTCTCCGGGATAAATACCCACTATCGCTCTTTTTATCCCAAGACTTTTTAGTTTTACTAAATATCTTAGCATCTCGCTTGGCTTTGGGTACTCCGAAACCCCGTGAAGACCATCTCGCAAGTCGTCCGACACAATTTCCAAGTTTTGTATTTGCGAGATAGTGGGTTCTGCGGGGATGTTTAACAAAATTTTGGTTTTGTTGTGGAGTTCCGCGTTCCAGCTAAAGTCAACGGGAATTTCTTTATTTATAAGTTTTTCTATAATGTTATTTGCCATTAGTAATAATTAATATAAAATGTATTTAATGAAAACTACCAATCATTATACCGCCTCTCCAAAAACAAAACAAACCGCGCTTTCTTTGTGGAAACTGGAAAAGGTTATTCTGGACACTTTGCATTTTGAAGAGGTTGTTCAAAGAACGGTGGACAGCATTTTGATAGAATTGGGTTATCTTAAACTCGGATACGCTATTGTTGTTCTTGCGCTATACGACAAGCGAAAGAAAGTTCTAAAACGGATAGCCATTTCGCAAACCCCTAAGGCAAAAATGGCGGTAGAGCAGTCGCCAGTACCGTTTCATGAGATAGACATTCCCGCTTCGGCTAATGCTAATTTGTGTATTAAGGTTTTAAAAACCAAAAAGCCCGCCTCTACTAAAATATGGTCTCAAATATTATATCCCGCGTTCACAAAAGAGGAAGCGTTGGAATTGCAAAAAGAGGTGGGTATTGAAACAAGTTTAGTCTATCCCGTTATTACTAAGGATAAATGTATTGGGATAATGATTTTTAGTATGACTAAAGGCGAAAGGGATGTAACTTTGGAAGAGCGGGACCTCATAGAAAGATTTACGGATATTGTGGGGTTAGCGGTGCAAAATTCCAAACTTTATTCCTCTTTACAAAGTACCACAAGGGCGCTTAAAAAGGCGAACAGTCGTCTTAAAGCTTTGGATAAACTTAAAGACGATTTTGTTTCTCTTGCCTCTCACGAGTTAAGAACCCCGCTTACGGCAATAAAAGGTTACGCGTGGCTTATGATGAATAAAAAACAACCCACTTCCGAGAAGCGGAAAGTTTATATGGATAGGATATACACTTCTACCGAACGGCTTATACATTTGGTGAATAATATGTTGGATGTTTCGCGAATAGAGAAGGGCAGAATGGAGTTTAAATCCGAGAAAATGGATATAGCAAAATTAGCGTGGGAGGTTAAAGAGGAGATTTCTGCTCGCGCTAAACAAAAAGGTATAGAAATAAAAATTTCGGCGGATAAAGGTTTTTTTGTTAGAGGGGATATGGAGAAATTACGAGAAGTGTTGTTAAACCTTGTTGGCAACGCTCTTAAATTTACCCCGCAAGGCGGGGAAGTGCGTATAGAATTTACTCAAGAAAAGGGGTATGTTAAAACTTCCATTTCGGATACAGGGGTAGGGATTAAGAAAGGGGACATACCAAAACTTTTTTCTAAATTTGGCAGGCTTAACAACTCGTTTTCTTCTATGAGTGAAGTACCGGGTACGGGGTTAGGGCTTTTCATTTGCAAAAAGATTGTGGGGCAGTTAAAAGGAAAGATTTGGGTAGAATCGGGGTTTGGCAAGGGAAGCAAGTTTATTTTCCTCCTTCCGCGGTATTGAATTTCATAGGGGTTGGGCTGGTTTGCTGTAATTCCTTATTGACAACAATTAATTATTGTTTCATAATTACTACCAAATGGGTAGTATTGGTGAAACAGAAAAGCCAGATATTTTGGATATCAAGCCTTATATTACCAAGAGTGAGCTCTCTGTTGTTATTGATAAACACGGAAGAAATCTTGATAAAAAGGTTTTGTCGTTAACGAAAAAGGGAGATTTAATAATTCTCAAAAAAGGTCTGTATGTTTCCAAAAATTTTGCGGGTAACAAGCCTAAAAATTATGTGGAGTTTATTGCTAATTTTTTATACTATCCTTCATACTTGTCTTTAGAATATGCGCTTCAAAAAGAAGGACTTATGCCGGATGCGCCTTACGCTTATACTTCTGTGGCTTTAAAGGCGACAAGGGTTTTTTCTAACTCTTTTGGCAGTTTTCAATACAGGAATATTAAAGAGGTGTTGTTTTGCGGATATGTTCTGGAGCCGTTTTGGGATATGTACAAAGTAAAAGTGGCGACAAAAGCTAAGGCGCTATTTGATTTTTTATACTTGCATAAATTTGTAAGCGCCATAGAAACCGAGCTAACTTTAGACTTTCGTATAAACTGGGATAATTTCTCCTTAAAAGATTTGGACGAGTTTTTAAAGTATGTTAGATTATCCAATTCTAGTAAGATGCGAAAGATTTATTTGGTTATAAAAGAAATCGTATATGATACTAGAAAATCTTAGACTCATTGTGGACAAAAATATAGGGCAGAGTCCATTGTATTTGAGAAATCTCTTAAAGGAGCAGTTGCAATATTATTTGCTGAATTTTATTTATAATTCTAAATATTCCAAAGACTTTATATTAAAAGGAGGTACTTGCCTGCGTTTTTGCTATGATTTACCTCGTCTTTCCGAGGATTTGGATTTTGATGTTTTAAACTTTGATAAGTTTAATTATGATAAGTTTTCTTGCGATTTAAAGGAATTTTTTGGGAGCAAGTTGAAATATAACGCTTTGGAACTAAAAATATCTGGGGTAAATAATCTTATTTATGTTAAATTTCCGATTCTCAATGAAATTGGATTTCCGGTTAACGCGAGCAAGCCCACGGATGTTATTTTGTTTGTTAGATTGGATATTACCCGCGCGCAAGGAGATTTTTATAAGACGGAGCTAAAGCTCAAAGCGTCCCAAGATTTTTCTTTTTTAATAAACTGCTATTCTTTGTCGGATCTTTTTTCTGGGAAAATTGCGGCGGTTCTTATGAGGCAGGTTAAAGAGGGTGGGGAAACAAAGCCTCGGTTTAAAGGCAGGGATTTTTTTGATGTGTATTTCCTGCTTCAAAGGGGTGTTACGGCGAATTATAAATATTTGTCTTCTATAACAGGGATAAAGAGCAAGGACGAAATTATTGAAATGTATAATTCAAAAATTAAATTAGCGATTGAAAAAAAGCAAATTATTAAAGCGGACATTTTACCTTTTT
Coding sequences within it:
- a CDS encoding nucleotidyl transferase AbiEii/AbiGii toxin family protein, with product MILENLRLIVDKNIGQSPLYLRNLLKEQLQYYLLNFIYNSKYSKDFILKGGTCLRFCYDLPRLSEDLDFDVLNFDKFNYDKFSCDLKEFFGSKLKYNALELKISGVNNLIYVKFPILNEIGFPVNASKPTDVILFVRLDITRAQGDFYKTELKLKASQDFSFLINCYSLSDLFSGKIAAVLMRQVKEGGETKPRFKGRDFFDVYFLLQRGVTANYKYLSSITGIKSKDEIIEMYNSKIKLAIEKKQIIKADILPFFTDQNFVSGFVENMDKFDWTLHFS
- a CDS encoding GAF domain-containing sensor histidine kinase, with translation MKTTNHYTASPKTKQTALSLWKLEKVILDTLHFEEVVQRTVDSILIELGYLKLGYAIVVLALYDKRKKVLKRIAISQTPKAKMAVEQSPVPFHEIDIPASANANLCIKVLKTKKPASTKIWSQILYPAFTKEEALELQKEVGIETSLVYPVITKDKCIGIMIFSMTKGERDVTLEERDLIERFTDIVGLAVQNSKLYSSLQSTTRALKKANSRLKALDKLKDDFVSLASHELRTPLTAIKGYAWLMMNKKQPTSEKRKVYMDRIYTSTERLIHLVNNMLDVSRIEKGRMEFKSEKMDIAKLAWEVKEEISARAKQKGIEIKISADKGFFVRGDMEKLREVLLNLVGNALKFTPQGGEVRIEFTQEKGYVKTSISDTGVGIKKGDIPKLFSKFGRLNNSFSSMSEVPGTGLGLFICKKIVGQLKGKIWVESGFGKGSKFIFLLPRY